The Sphingomonas sp. genome contains a region encoding:
- a CDS encoding DegT/DnrJ/EryC1/StrS family aminotransferase: protein MQRLPLIAPQPPRLSLMTDALRAIEARGTYSNGGPMVLGFETGARARLFGGQGACLAVANATLGLMLAIRHAAGPRAGGDALALVPAFTFAATAQAVQWAGLTPVLCDIDPEDWTMRADAEAAAFDRYGDRIAVVVPYATFGASLDLARYRAYHARGIGVVVDAAASLGTIDAAGHQFGTDAPFPVVYSMHATKVFATAEGGLIHSGDTALIETLRRMTNFGFDGARSAEGPGFNAKLPEVLGALATAKLAELERIAAHRAALDRVYRARLGGFADAHGFQFQALRGSRPALQFQSLLLPRAFAGHRAAIIAALAEQGIGAGQYFSPHLGEQPWFRSSCVIDRALPVADDIAGRILSLPVTDGMTEADVDTVCTALVDACRTAGLDGLRVERRGRTVHSALIVGGGPAGTALLTAATKGDQLGTLAETGLAIVERDAVLGRGEIGSYAITSDSTAETFLTAVKDNVHGDIAALTDHHAAREVALYAGRLGVPLARSTPLLEATGARLGALVAQHGGVVATRSEVLEARRTPQGDWAARVRNLLTGDARVMRAANLVIATGGYQDRAQVAAEVIAGAPIGDLAGDRLLLGDDFLRLGGLDRLRARLADVRAPRIAIVGGSTSAMAAAVLLLKASPALPLGAGALRLYHRRPLRPFYRSAEEARADGFTDFGPDDICPLSGFVYRLAGFRLEARELVLRMLGVGGRAPDPRMALCRLTGDNDAAMRAELEAADVVIAALGYRPRALPLYDVDGARIALMADHPGRPRLVDQQCRVLDAEGRVLPGVYGLGLASGHVPDGPLGGEATFSGKANGLWLWQNDIGRMIVDQILADRARAAA, encoded by the coding sequence ATGCAGCGCCTGCCGCTGATCGCGCCGCAGCCGCCGCGGTTGAGCCTGATGACCGACGCGCTCCGCGCGATCGAAGCGCGCGGCACCTATTCGAACGGTGGTCCCATGGTGCTCGGGTTCGAGACGGGCGCGAGGGCGCGGCTGTTCGGCGGGCAGGGCGCGTGCCTTGCGGTGGCCAATGCGACGCTCGGGCTGATGCTGGCGATCCGCCACGCCGCGGGCCCCCGCGCGGGGGGCGATGCGCTGGCGCTGGTCCCCGCCTTCACCTTCGCCGCGACCGCGCAGGCGGTGCAATGGGCCGGGCTGACCCCGGTGCTGTGCGACATCGACCCCGAGGACTGGACGATGCGCGCCGATGCCGAGGCGGCGGCGTTCGACCGGTATGGCGATCGCATCGCGGTGGTGGTGCCCTATGCCACCTTCGGCGCGAGCCTCGATCTGGCGCGCTACCGTGCGTATCACGCGCGCGGCATCGGCGTGGTGGTGGATGCGGCGGCTTCGCTCGGCACGATCGATGCGGCGGGGCACCAGTTTGGCACCGATGCGCCGTTCCCGGTGGTCTACTCGATGCATGCCACCAAGGTGTTCGCCACCGCCGAGGGTGGCCTGATCCATAGCGGCGACACCGCGCTGATCGAAACGCTGCGGCGAATGACCAATTTCGGCTTCGACGGGGCGCGATCGGCGGAAGGGCCCGGGTTCAACGCCAAGCTGCCCGAGGTGCTCGGCGCGCTCGCCACCGCGAAGCTGGCGGAGCTGGAGCGCATTGCCGCGCATCGCGCCGCGCTGGACCGCGTCTATCGCGCGCGGCTGGGCGGCTTTGCCGATGCGCATGGCTTCCAGTTCCAGGCGCTGCGCGGATCACGCCCGGCGCTGCAATTCCAGTCGCTGCTGCTGCCCCGCGCCTTTGCCGGGCATCGCGCGGCCATCATCGCGGCGCTGGCCGAGCAGGGGATCGGCGCCGGCCAGTATTTCAGCCCGCATCTGGGCGAGCAGCCCTGGTTCCGCAGCAGTTGCGTGATCGATCGCGCGCTGCCGGTCGCCGACGACATCGCCGGGCGCATTCTCTCGCTGCCGGTCACCGACGGGATGACCGAGGCGGATGTGGACACCGTCTGCACCGCGCTGGTCGACGCCTGCCGCACCGCAGGGCTCGACGGGCTGCGCGTCGAGCGGCGCGGGCGGACGGTGCATTCGGCGCTGATCGTCGGCGGCGGCCCGGCGGGCACCGCGTTGCTTACCGCTGCGACCAAGGGCGACCAGCTGGGAACGCTGGCCGAAACGGGCCTCGCGATCGTCGAGCGCGACGCGGTGCTCGGGCGCGGCGAGATCGGCAGCTATGCGATCACGTCTGACAGCACCGCCGAGACCTTCCTCACCGCGGTGAAGGACAATGTGCACGGCGACATCGCCGCGCTGACCGACCACCATGCCGCCCGCGAGGTAGCGCTCTATGCCGGGCGGCTGGGCGTACCGCTGGCGCGCTCGACCCCGCTGCTGGAGGCGACCGGGGCGCGGCTCGGCGCACTGGTAGCGCAGCATGGCGGCGTGGTCGCGACCCGATCCGAGGTGCTGGAGGCCCGCCGGACGCCGCAAGGCGACTGGGCGGCGCGGGTGCGTAACCTGCTCACCGGCGATGCGCGCGTGATGCGCGCCGCGAATCTCGTGATCGCCACCGGCGGTTATCAGGACCGCGCGCAGGTCGCGGCGGAGGTGATTGCGGGCGCCCCGATCGGTGACCTGGCCGGCGACCGTCTGTTGCTGGGCGACGATTTCCTAAGGCTCGGCGGGCTCGATCGGCTGCGCGCGCGGCTCGCCGACGTCCGCGCACCCCGTATCGCGATCGTCGGCGGATCGACCAGCGCGATGGCCGCCGCGGTGCTGCTGCTCAAGGCGAGCCCGGCGCTGCCGCTGGGGGCGGGGGCGCTGCGGCTCTACCATCGCCGGCCGCTGCGACCCTTCTACCGCTCGGCCGAGGAGGCGCGGGCCGATGGCTTCACCGATTTCGGGCCCGACGACATCTGTCCGCTCAGCGGCTTCGTCTATCGCCTCGCCGGCTTCCGGCTGGAGGCGCGCGAGCTGGTGCTGCGGATGCTCGGCGTGGGCGGCCGCGCCCCCGATCCGCGCATGGCGCTGTGCCGGCTGACCGGCGATAACGACGCGGCAATGCGCGCCGAACTCGAAGCGGCGGATGTGGTGATCGCCGCGCTCGGCTATCGCCCGCGCGCGCTACCGCTCTACGACGTCGACGGCGCGCGGATCGCGCTGATGGCGGACCATCCCGGGCGACCCCGGCTGGTCGACCAGCAATGCCGCGTGCTCGATGCCGAGGGGCGGGTACTGCCCGGCGTCTACGGCCTGGGGCTCGCCTCGGGTCATGTCCCCGACGGTCCCTTGGGCGGGGAGGCTACCTTCAGCGGCAAGGCCAACGGCCTGTGGCTGTGGCAGAACGATATCGGCCGGATGATCGTCGACCAGATCCTCGCCGATCGGGCACGCGCGGCGGCATGA
- a CDS encoding glycosyltransferase, translating into MTTPIISVVMATYNGAALLPETLASLQAQSFADWELVAVDDCSRDETVALLRGWGDPRIRVIESSVNGGPVVARNLAFAAARGRYIAGLDQDDLCLPERFARQVAWLDAHPGTVLVSTATDCLVEGRVRAGQWVRPLTPGLIDWLMLVQNPLVWSSVLFRAEAARRLEIFERPECRYVEDFDLYHRLRAFGRIDQIDTVLTLYRQHAGGASQMFNGTMTAHAEALLHARHRALLGEDAPDIAGLLVRYVMAKAPIGERALLRRLFDGITVLRAHFGQQGHDAATLTRVDREISRLWWRLCRTAVRSGRLPLRRALAARPATAALEDARPVDLAASGLIGAIRARRA; encoded by the coding sequence ATGACCACGCCCATCATCTCGGTAGTGATGGCGACGTACAACGGCGCCGCGCTGCTGCCCGAAACGCTGGCAAGCCTGCAGGCGCAGAGCTTCGCTGACTGGGAGCTGGTCGCGGTGGACGATTGCTCGCGCGACGAAACCGTCGCGCTGCTGCGGGGCTGGGGCGATCCGCGCATCCGCGTTATCGAGAGTTCGGTCAATGGCGGCCCGGTGGTGGCGCGCAACCTTGCCTTCGCTGCAGCGCGCGGGCGCTACATCGCCGGGCTCGACCAGGATGATCTCTGCCTGCCCGAACGTTTCGCGCGGCAGGTCGCCTGGCTCGATGCGCATCCCGGGACCGTGCTGGTCAGCACCGCCACCGATTGCCTCGTCGAGGGGCGGGTGCGGGCAGGGCAGTGGGTGCGGCCGCTCACGCCCGGGCTGATCGACTGGCTGATGCTGGTGCAGAATCCGTTGGTCTGGTCCTCGGTGCTGTTCCGCGCCGAGGCCGCACGCCGGCTGGAGATCTTCGAGCGCCCCGAATGCCGCTATGTCGAGGATTTCGACCTTTACCACCGGCTGCGCGCCTTCGGCCGGATCGACCAGATCGACACGGTGCTGACGCTGTACCGCCAGCATGCCGGTGGCGCCTCGCAGATGTTCAACGGTACGATGACCGCGCATGCCGAGGCGCTGCTCCACGCGCGGCACCGGGCGCTGCTGGGCGAGGACGCGCCGGATATCGCCGGGTTGCTGGTGCGCTATGTGATGGCCAAGGCGCCGATCGGGGAGCGCGCGCTGCTGCGCCGGCTGTTCGACGGGATCACGGTGCTCCGCGCGCATTTCGGGCAGCAGGGCCACGATGCGGCGACGCTGACGCGGGTGGACCGGGAGATTTCGCGATTGTGGTGGCGACTGTGCCGCACGGCGGTACGCTCCGGCCGCCTGCCGCTCCGCCGTGCGCTTGCCGCGCGTCCGGCGACGGCGGCGCTGGAGGATGCCCGGCCCGTCGACCTTGCGGCAAGTGGGCTGATCGGTGCGATCCGCGCCCGCCGGGCGTAG
- a CDS encoding M48 family metalloprotease yields MSRRRMHAFGAGIGLLLASPAATQQAVPLPPYQGVYQPKGVDEIGIWHEADEEERELTASSLVIHDERLTGYVRSVLCETVGADRCGAVRVYVIRAPLFNASMMPNGTMRVYSGLLLRVRNEAELATVLGHEFGHFESRHTVTAFKEQRSGTDAVAWMAVLTSFAATYQNVRSFQNFQLAVYGGLYRHGRDEEREADRLGVAYLNRSHLRPQEASAIWQHMMEEAEASASAKGLKKPNFRLIAFAASHPPYAERAGYLAALAAPDGADREDGADRYRTALAPFLGQFLDDQIKLNDFGASDYLIQNLATTGWTGTLWCKRGDLYRTRGNPRDLIAAAEFYANAVKLDPTLAEAHRGLGLSLIKTGRASEAVVPLQTYLSLRPDAADAGMIKMMIPGESK; encoded by the coding sequence ATGAGTCGCCGCCGGATGCACGCGTTTGGCGCCGGCATCGGGCTGCTCCTCGCCAGTCCGGCCGCGACGCAGCAGGCGGTGCCGCTCCCGCCGTACCAGGGCGTGTACCAGCCCAAGGGCGTCGACGAGATCGGTATCTGGCACGAGGCCGACGAGGAAGAGCGCGAACTTACCGCCTCCAGCCTTGTTATTCATGACGAGCGGCTGACCGGCTATGTGCGATCGGTGCTGTGCGAGACAGTCGGCGCGGACCGGTGCGGCGCGGTCCGGGTCTATGTGATCCGCGCGCCGCTGTTCAACGCAAGCATGATGCCCAATGGCACGATGCGCGTCTATTCCGGCCTCCTGCTTCGGGTCCGCAATGAAGCGGAATTGGCGACGGTACTTGGTCACGAGTTTGGCCATTTCGAGAGCCGGCATACCGTGACGGCATTCAAGGAACAGCGCTCCGGCACCGACGCCGTCGCGTGGATGGCGGTGCTGACCAGCTTCGCGGCGACCTACCAGAATGTGCGGAGCTTCCAGAATTTCCAGCTAGCCGTCTATGGCGGCCTCTATCGCCACGGTCGCGACGAGGAACGCGAGGCGGATCGTCTCGGCGTCGCCTATCTCAACCGCAGCCACCTCCGGCCACAGGAGGCTTCGGCCATCTGGCAGCACATGATGGAGGAGGCGGAGGCGTCGGCCAGTGCCAAGGGCCTCAAAAAGCCCAATTTCCGTCTAATCGCCTTTGCCGCGTCGCACCCGCCCTATGCCGAGCGCGCGGGCTATCTCGCCGCGCTCGCCGCACCCGACGGTGCGGACCGCGAAGACGGCGCCGACCGCTACCGCACCGCGCTCGCGCCGTTTCTCGGCCAGTTCCTCGACGATCAGATCAAGCTGAACGACTTCGGCGCCAGCGACTATCTGATCCAGAACCTGGCGACGACGGGCTGGACCGGGACGCTGTGGTGCAAGCGGGGCGACCTGTACCGCACCCGCGGCAACCCGCGCGACCTGATCGCCGCGGCCGAGTTCTATGCCAACGCGGTCAAGCTCGATCCTACGCTGGCGGAGGCGCATCGCGGGCTGGGCCTGTCGCTGATCAAGACCGGGCGCGCGAGCGAGGCGGTGGTGCCACTGCAAACCTATCTCAGCCTGCGCCCCGATGCGGCGGATGCGGGCATGATCAAGATGATGATTCCGGGGGAGTCCAAGTGA
- the modA gene encoding molybdate ABC transporter substrate-binding protein — protein MPVSPAPTRRWLLAALAVTLAVPAHAAGRPPLVLAAASLQESMNAAADAWARLGHPRPVLSFAASSALARQIQSGAPADLFVSADEPWMDAVDRAGKLAPGTRVAFLGNRLVLAGAATGRRAVPLDRAGPLLAALGQARLAMADPDAVPAGLYGKAALQKIGAWDRLAPQVVRAENVRAALALVERGAAPFGIVYATDARASAKVRIAGTFPAANHPPIRYPVARLKTAASPDAEPFRRFLVSGRGKAIFARYGFTPL, from the coding sequence ATGCCCGTTTCGCCGGCCCCGACTCGCCGCTGGCTACTCGCCGCGCTCGCCGTCACGCTCGCCGTTCCCGCCCACGCTGCCGGGCGGCCGCCCCTGGTTCTAGCCGCCGCGAGCCTGCAGGAGTCGATGAACGCCGCCGCCGATGCCTGGGCACGGCTGGGGCATCCGCGGCCGGTGCTGTCCTTCGCGGCCTCCTCGGCGCTTGCCCGGCAGATCCAGTCGGGCGCGCCCGCGGACCTGTTCGTTTCGGCCGACGAGCCGTGGATGGACGCGGTCGACAGGGCGGGCAAGCTCGCCCCCGGCACGCGCGTCGCGTTTCTCGGCAACCGCCTGGTGCTCGCCGGTGCGGCTACCGGCCGGCGCGCCGTGCCGCTCGACCGCGCCGGGCCGCTGCTCGCCGCGCTCGGCCAGGCGCGGCTGGCGATGGCGGATCCCGACGCGGTGCCTGCCGGGCTTTACGGCAAAGCCGCGCTGCAGAAGATCGGCGCCTGGGACCGGCTGGCGCCCCAGGTGGTGCGCGCCGAGAATGTCCGTGCCGCGCTGGCGCTGGTCGAGCGCGGCGCGGCGCCGTTCGGCATCGTCTATGCCACCGATGCACGCGCCTCCGCCAAGGTTCGGATCGCGGGCACCTTTCCCGCGGCGAACCATCCGCCGATCCGCTATCCGGTGGCGCGGCTCAAGACCGCCGCCAGCCCCGACGCCGAGCCCTTCCGCCGTTTCCTGGTGAGCGGGCGCGGCAAGGCGATCTTCGCGCGCTACGGCTTCACCCCGCTGTGA
- the modB gene encoding molybdate ABC transporter permease subunit, producing the protein MLSAEEWGIVLLSLKVGGVAVLAVLPLAFALAWLLARGRFPGKLLLDALVHLPLVVPPVVTGWMLLLAFAPAGPIGGLLERWFGVTVLFRWSGAAIAAGVMALPLMVRAIRLSLEAVDQRLEQAARSLGAGPVRTFATVTLPLALPGVLAGLVLGFARALGEFGATISFVSNVPGETETLPLAIYSALQVPGGEGQVLRLAAVSIVIAFVALLASELVARRTGRGNHVL; encoded by the coding sequence GTGCTGAGCGCCGAGGAATGGGGCATCGTCCTGCTCTCGCTCAAGGTTGGGGGCGTGGCGGTGCTCGCGGTGCTGCCCTTGGCGTTCGCGCTCGCCTGGCTGCTGGCGCGGGGGCGCTTTCCCGGGAAGCTGCTGCTCGACGCACTGGTCCATCTGCCGCTGGTGGTGCCGCCGGTGGTGACCGGCTGGATGCTGCTGCTCGCCTTCGCGCCGGCGGGGCCGATCGGCGGGCTGCTGGAGCGCTGGTTCGGGGTGACCGTGCTGTTCCGCTGGAGCGGGGCGGCGATCGCGGCGGGCGTGATGGCGCTGCCGCTGATGGTACGCGCGATCCGATTGTCGCTGGAGGCTGTCGACCAAAGGCTGGAGCAGGCGGCGCGCAGCCTCGGCGCGGGACCGGTGCGGACCTTCGCCACCGTCACCCTGCCGCTGGCGCTGCCGGGCGTGCTCGCTGGGCTGGTACTCGGCTTCGCGCGCGCGCTGGGCGAGTTCGGCGCGACCATCTCCTTCGTCTCCAACGTGCCCGGCGAGACCGAGACGCTGCCGCTCGCCATCTATTCGGCGCTGCAGGTGCCCGGAGGCGAGGGGCAGGTGCTGCGACTGGCGGCGGTGTCAATCGTGATCGCCTTCGTCGCGCTGCTGGCGTCCGAGCTGGTCGCGCGGCGGACGGGCAGGGGCAATCATGTCCTTTGA
- a CDS encoding ATP-binding cassette domain-containing protein, with the protein MSFDIDVRRTLGDAEIACRVEPGAGVTVLFGPSGAGKSSVLNMVAGLLRPDAGHIRVGERTLFDAAAGVDLKPEARRAGYVFQEPRLFPHLRARANLLYGWRKGAAVDVDRVIGLLGIAHLLDRWPRTLSGGEAKRVAIGRALLTDPAFLLLDEPLASLDRARREEILALLERLRDGIGLPILLVTHDRAEAERLGNRIVAFGE; encoded by the coding sequence ATGTCCTTTGACATCGACGTGCGCCGCACGCTCGGCGATGCCGAGATCGCCTGCCGCGTCGAGCCCGGTGCCGGGGTGACGGTGCTGTTCGGCCCCTCGGGCGCGGGCAAGTCGAGCGTGCTCAACATGGTCGCCGGGCTGCTCCGCCCCGATGCCGGGCATATCCGGGTGGGCGAGCGCACGCTGTTCGATGCGGCTGCGGGCGTGGACCTCAAGCCCGAGGCGCGGCGCGCCGGCTATGTGTTCCAGGAGCCGCGGCTGTTCCCGCATCTGCGCGCGCGCGCCAACCTGCTCTATGGCTGGCGGAAAGGTGCGGCGGTGGACGTGGACCGCGTGATCGGTCTGCTCGGCATCGCGCACCTGCTCGATCGCTGGCCGCGCACGCTTTCGGGCGGTGAGGCCAAGCGCGTGGCGATCGGCCGTGCCTTGCTTACCGACCCGGCCTTCCTGCTGCTCGACGAGCCGCTCGCCTCGCTCGACCGCGCCCGCCGCGAGGAAATCCTGGCGCTGCTGGAGCGCCTGCGCGACGGCATCGGCCTGCCGATCCTTCTCGTCACCCATGACCGCGCCGAAGCCGAGCGGCTGGGGAATCGGATCGTGGCGTTCGGGGAATAG
- a CDS encoding DeoR/GlpR family DNA-binding transcription regulator, with translation MTSATRTRSAMLMPAPLCLKDPGLLPAGRRPHFRAVSCRVNDYRAIEAWMLTTERKALIQRMLQRDGRFIGKAFSKEIGVSEDTIRRDLRELAGEGLLQRVHGGALPASPAMADFAARAGLASPAKVALGRHAARLIRPGQIVFLDGGTTNVQLARALPQDLRATIVTHSPSIAVELVRHPLLDVQIIGGRLFKHSIVATGAAAADAISRIRADTYFMGVTGLHPDLGATTGDPEEAEIKRLIARQAAETIVLASHDKLGAASPYRILPLAAISTLVTEAGVAAEVLHGFHPLAVETIAV, from the coding sequence ATGACCTCCGCCACCCGCACGCGATCCGCGATGCTCATGCCTGCTCCACTATGCTTGAAGGACCCGGGGCTGCTCCCCGCTGGACGCCGCCCCCATTTCCGTGCAGTATCGTGCAGAGTCAATGATTATCGTGCAATCGAGGCGTGGATGCTGACGACCGAGCGCAAGGCCCTGATACAAAGGATGCTTCAGCGGGACGGGCGGTTCATCGGCAAGGCGTTCAGCAAGGAGATCGGCGTGTCGGAGGACACGATCCGGCGCGATCTGCGCGAGCTTGCCGGCGAAGGCCTTTTGCAGCGCGTCCATGGCGGCGCGCTGCCGGCCTCGCCGGCAATGGCGGACTTTGCGGCGCGCGCGGGGCTTGCTTCCCCCGCCAAGGTCGCGCTGGGGCGGCATGCGGCGCGCCTGATCCGGCCCGGCCAGATCGTTTTCCTCGATGGCGGGACGACCAATGTGCAGCTGGCAAGGGCATTGCCCCAGGATCTCAGGGCGACCATCGTCACCCATAGTCCGAGTATCGCGGTCGAACTGGTGCGGCACCCGCTCCTCGATGTGCAGATCATCGGGGGGCGGCTGTTCAAGCATTCGATCGTCGCCACCGGTGCCGCGGCCGCCGATGCGATTTCGCGCATCCGCGCCGACACCTATTTCATGGGCGTGACCGGGCTGCACCCGGACCTGGGCGCGACGACGGGCGATCCGGAAGAGGCGGAGATCAAGCGCCTGATCGCGCGCCAGGCGGCCGAGACCATCGTCCTGGCCTCGCACGACAAGCTGGGGGCGGCGTCCCCCTACCGGATCCTGCCGCTGGCGGCGATCTCCACGCTCGTGACCGAGGCTGGGGTAGCGGCGGAAGTGCTGCACGGCTTCCACCCGCTCGCGGTCGAGACCATCGCGGTCTGA
- a CDS encoding NUDIX domain-containing protein: MSIADRVRVAEVITLSDNWYVLKKTVFEFQRQDGSWQRQSRETYDRGNGAAILLYDPVRRMVVLTRQFRYPAFVNGYDDLLIEVPAGLLDDAEPEVRIRAEASEETGFQVGEVRQVFDAFMSPGSVTERLHFFVGRYRPEDRVGAGGGIAAEGEDIAVFEIGIDDALAMIESGEIRDGKTIMLLQYAALHLFSA; encoded by the coding sequence ATGAGCATCGCGGATCGCGTGCGGGTGGCGGAGGTCATCACCCTTTCGGACAATTGGTACGTCCTCAAGAAGACGGTGTTCGAATTTCAGCGGCAGGACGGCAGCTGGCAGCGACAGTCGCGCGAGACCTATGATCGCGGCAATGGTGCAGCGATTCTGCTGTACGATCCCGTACGGCGCATGGTCGTGCTCACCCGCCAGTTCCGCTACCCTGCCTTCGTCAACGGTTATGACGATCTGCTGATCGAGGTGCCGGCCGGATTGCTCGACGATGCCGAACCCGAGGTCCGCATCCGCGCCGAGGCATCGGAGGAGACCGGTTTTCAGGTCGGCGAGGTCCGCCAGGTCTTCGATGCGTTCATGAGCCCCGGTTCGGTGACCGAGCGTCTGCACTTCTTCGTTGGCCGCTACCGACCCGAAGACCGCGTCGGGGCAGGCGGCGGCATCGCGGCGGAGGGCGAGGACATCGCGGTGTTCGAGATCGGCATCGACGATGCGCTGGCAATGATCGAGTCCGGTGAAATCCGCGACGGGAAGACGATCATGCTCCTGCAATATGCCGCACTGCATCTGTTTTCGGCGTAG